A single genomic interval of Streptomyces graminofaciens harbors:
- a CDS encoding cytochrome P450, giving the protein MTEILTSAVNEPLPLEEVDLADLDNFTDGVTPWRMFHTLRHEDPVHWQPEEAPNSGFWAVTRHADIARVDRDAETFTSMKFVNLEEVDDDQIKKRASILELDGVRHRALRSLLQRQFGANVINSYTDFLRGLTATTLDAALAKGTFDFVKEVSADFPINVLARLLDVPPEDNQQLIDWGNRIIGNTDPDYADVLLDSAESEKYRDLPFRSPASLEVFDYGRELARQRRGGDGTDLVSKLVNTVPRDGVPLSAQDFDNYFLLLVVAGNETTRHTITHSMLALLQNPEQLARLKDDPSLIPSAVEEFLRWASPIYHFRRTATRDVELGGKRIKEGDKVVMWYASGNRDEEVFGNPYDFDVARADNDHVTFGKGSPHLCLGNLLARTEIRIMFEELIPRLADIRLVGEVPRVRSNFVNGIKKLPVEVTVA; this is encoded by the coding sequence ATGACCGAGATCCTGACCAGTGCCGTGAACGAACCACTACCGCTCGAAGAGGTCGACCTGGCCGACCTCGACAACTTCACCGACGGCGTCACCCCGTGGCGCATGTTCCACACCCTGCGCCACGAGGACCCGGTGCACTGGCAGCCGGAGGAGGCGCCCAACTCCGGTTTCTGGGCGGTGACCCGGCACGCCGACATCGCCCGCGTGGACCGCGACGCCGAGACCTTCACCTCGATGAAGTTCGTCAATCTCGAAGAGGTCGACGACGACCAGATCAAGAAGCGCGCCTCCATCCTGGAGCTGGACGGCGTCCGCCACCGCGCCCTGCGCAGCCTGCTCCAGCGCCAGTTCGGCGCGAACGTGATCAACAGCTACACCGACTTCCTGCGCGGCCTGACCGCCACGACCCTCGACGCGGCGCTCGCCAAGGGCACCTTCGACTTCGTCAAGGAGGTCTCCGCGGACTTCCCCATCAACGTGCTCGCCCGCCTCCTGGACGTGCCGCCGGAGGACAACCAGCAGCTCATCGACTGGGGCAACCGGATCATCGGCAACACCGACCCCGACTACGCGGACGTCCTCCTGGACAGCGCGGAGAGCGAGAAGTACCGCGATCTGCCGTTCCGCTCCCCCGCCTCCCTCGAAGTCTTCGACTACGGCCGCGAACTGGCCCGGCAGCGGCGCGGCGGCGACGGCACGGACCTGGTGTCGAAGCTGGTCAACACCGTGCCGCGCGACGGGGTCCCGCTCTCCGCGCAGGACTTCGACAACTACTTCCTGCTCCTCGTGGTGGCCGGCAACGAGACCACCCGGCACACCATCACCCACTCCATGCTTGCCCTGCTCCAGAACCCCGAACAGCTCGCCCGGCTCAAGGACGACCCGTCCCTGATCCCGAGCGCGGTGGAGGAGTTCCTGCGCTGGGCCTCCCCCATCTACCACTTCCGCCGCACCGCGACCCGTGACGTCGAGCTCGGCGGAAAGCGGATCAAGGAGGGCGACAAGGTCGTCATGTGGTACGCCTCCGGCAACCGGGACGAGGAGGTCTTCGGCAACCCGTACGACTTCGACGTCGCCCGCGCCGACAACGACCATGTCACCTTCGGCAAGGGCAGCCCGCATCTGTGCCTGGGCAATCTGCTGGCCCGCACCGAGATCCGCATCATGTTCGAGGAGCTGATCCCGCGCCTCGCGGACATCCGTCTCGTCGGCGAGGTCCCGCGTGTCCGCTCCAACTTCGTGAACGGCATCAAGAAGCTGCCGGTCGAGGTGACCGTGGCCTGA
- a CDS encoding LysE family transporter: protein MTAALVAGLLAGYGIAVPVGAVATYLVSLTARTNLRTGASAALGVATADGLYALIAALGGTALAAALRPVLGPLRWASALVLLALALSGAVTALRRYRDHRQLTARTDEAPPSPARAFLSLLGITLLNPTTVVYFAALVLGSRATEAVRPLEQGVFVLAAFLASATWQLLLAGGGALLGRALTGQRGQLVTALVSSAVIAFLAVRTVVPS from the coding sequence ATGACGGCCGCGCTCGTCGCGGGCCTCCTCGCGGGCTACGGCATCGCCGTCCCGGTCGGGGCCGTCGCGACCTACCTCGTCTCCCTCACCGCCCGTACGAACCTGCGCACCGGCGCCTCGGCCGCACTCGGCGTGGCCACCGCAGACGGGCTCTACGCCCTGATCGCCGCCCTCGGCGGCACGGCCCTCGCGGCCGCCCTCCGGCCCGTCCTCGGCCCCCTGCGCTGGGCCTCCGCCCTGGTCCTGCTCGCACTGGCGCTGAGCGGCGCGGTCACAGCCCTGCGCCGGTACCGCGACCACCGGCAGCTCACCGCCCGCACCGACGAAGCCCCACCGAGCCCGGCCCGGGCCTTTCTGAGCCTCCTCGGCATCACCCTCCTCAACCCCACCACGGTGGTCTACTTCGCCGCGCTCGTGCTCGGCAGCCGCGCCACCGAGGCCGTACGCCCCCTGGAACAGGGCGTGTTCGTCCTGGCCGCCTTCCTCGCCTCCGCCACCTGGCAACTGCTGCTCGCCGGGGGCGGGGCGCTGCTCGGGCGGGCCCTGACCGGGCAGCGGGGGCAGCTGGTGACGGCGCTCGTGTCCAGCGCGGTGATCGCGTTCCTGGCCGTGCGGACGGTGGTGCCCTCGTGA
- a CDS encoding aldehyde dehydrogenase family protein → MTTTFESGPGRLFIGGQWLEATDGARADVIDPSTGQVVTTVAEAGAADVDAAVRAAREAFDNGTWSGLSGRERGRILGRVAQLIRENADEIAALESRDVGKPITLAHAVDVTNAANDYEYYASLAWSLDGSARDVPNNRLAYTKRGPIGVVGAITPFNFPLILAGSKIAPALAAGNTVVHKPAEETPLSALYMAGLLKEAGVPDGVYNVVTGTGPVAGEALLRNPGVDKIAFTGSTATGRHAASVAGEGLKQVTMELGGNAAHLVFEDADIEKAIGAIIKGFVFNTGQFCMGGPRLLVARSVYETVVGILADAVPGVPIGDPRQPETVIGPMAGERHLKKVEEYVELARKEGGRIVCGGERLDLNGGFYYKPTVIADLGNDSRVVQEEVFGPVLTVQPFDSEDEAVELANSTPYGLASGIQTTNLTRAHRVADRLQAGIVWINDWPMLDPAVPFGGVKASGFGREYGPEALESYTKVKSVVVSLD, encoded by the coding sequence ATGACGACCACCTTCGAGAGCGGGCCCGGGCGGCTGTTCATCGGTGGACAGTGGCTCGAGGCGACTGACGGGGCACGCGCCGACGTGATCGACCCGTCCACGGGCCAGGTGGTCACGACCGTCGCGGAAGCAGGCGCCGCCGACGTCGACGCCGCTGTACGGGCCGCCCGTGAGGCATTCGACAACGGCACCTGGTCCGGGTTGAGCGGCCGCGAGCGCGGCCGGATACTGGGCCGCGTCGCCCAGCTGATCAGGGAGAACGCCGACGAGATCGCGGCCCTGGAGAGCCGCGACGTGGGCAAGCCGATCACCCTGGCGCACGCCGTCGACGTGACCAACGCGGCCAACGACTACGAGTACTACGCCTCCCTCGCCTGGTCCCTGGACGGCTCGGCCCGCGACGTCCCGAACAACCGCCTCGCCTACACCAAGCGCGGCCCCATCGGTGTGGTCGGCGCGATCACCCCGTTCAACTTCCCGCTGATCCTGGCCGGCTCCAAGATCGCCCCCGCGCTCGCGGCCGGCAACACGGTCGTGCACAAGCCGGCCGAGGAGACCCCGCTCAGCGCCCTCTACATGGCGGGGCTCCTGAAGGAGGCCGGCGTCCCGGACGGCGTCTACAACGTCGTCACCGGCACGGGCCCGGTCGCCGGCGAGGCGCTGCTGCGCAACCCCGGTGTCGACAAGATCGCCTTCACCGGCTCCACCGCGACCGGCAGGCACGCGGCGAGCGTCGCCGGCGAGGGCCTGAAGCAGGTCACGATGGAGCTCGGCGGCAACGCGGCGCACCTCGTCTTCGAGGACGCCGACATCGAGAAGGCCATCGGCGCCATCATCAAGGGCTTCGTCTTCAACACCGGCCAGTTCTGCATGGGCGGCCCCCGTCTGCTGGTCGCCCGCTCGGTCTACGAGACCGTGGTCGGCATCCTCGCCGACGCCGTGCCCGGCGTGCCGATCGGCGACCCCCGGCAGCCCGAGACCGTCATCGGCCCGATGGCGGGCGAGCGGCACCTGAAGAAGGTCGAGGAGTACGTCGAGCTGGCCCGCAAGGAGGGCGGCCGCATCGTCTGCGGCGGCGAGCGCCTCGACCTGAACGGCGGCTTCTACTACAAGCCCACCGTCATCGCCGACCTCGGCAACGACTCCCGGGTCGTCCAGGAGGAGGTCTTCGGACCGGTCCTCACCGTGCAGCCCTTCGACTCCGAGGACGAGGCCGTCGAGCTGGCCAACTCCACGCCGTACGGCCTGGCCTCGGGCATCCAGACCACCAACCTCACCCGCGCCCACCGCGTCGCCGACCGCCTCCAGGCGGGCATCGTCTGGATCAACGACTGGCCGATGCTCGACCCCGCCGTGCCCTTCGGCGGTGTGAAGGCCTCCGGCTTCGGCCGCGAGTACGGCCCCGAGGCCCTGGAGTCCTACACCAAGGTCAAGTCCGTCGTCGTCTCGCTCGACTGA
- a CDS encoding ferredoxin has protein sequence MKVVVDMNKCQDHGQCVFAAPDVFSMDDDGHLLYVSDPDEALRDEVEEAADVCPLQAIRIEA, from the coding sequence ATGAAGGTCGTCGTCGACATGAACAAGTGCCAGGACCACGGCCAGTGCGTCTTCGCCGCCCCCGACGTCTTCTCGATGGACGACGACGGACATCTGCTGTACGTCTCCGACCCCGACGAGGCGCTGCGCGACGAGGTCGAGGAGGCCGCGGACGTGTGTCCGCTCCAGGCCATCCGGATCGAGGCCTGA
- a CDS encoding glutamine synthetase family protein translates to MSASDIPVVRQHMARLAADGIDVVRVTYPDLIGTDRARDVLLEELPRACEHGLAFCRAVYHTSPQGDVVPVAGGLDAGLPDIAVRPDLSTLAALPWEPGVATCLGDVLDPATGSPAPESPRDLLRAVLARCSEHGLRPVVGPELEYFLCEPETGGAGGWRRYGADNGAVYTAGLRADADNHLLRTLRHVRDLDLGVLSGNHEFDGGQFEINLLHSEAMSAADRAFRFKAAIKELARREGRLATFMAKPFNDAGGSGFHLHLSCEDEEGGNVFDDPSGPHGLSATARHAIAGVLAHAPALAALLNPTINSYKRFGPDTLAPWLIDWGLDNRSAMVRIPPERGSGARMELRLGDASANPYLAIAGTVAAALLGVLAGEEPPAPLEGYGYDTAKAALLPATLPEALDALEADTALAEVLGKDFTTSFLTYKRNEVERFQRHVTDWEFTEYAYHL, encoded by the coding sequence GTGAGCGCATCCGACATCCCAGTAGTCCGGCAGCACATGGCCCGGCTGGCCGCCGACGGCATCGACGTCGTCCGCGTGACCTATCCGGATCTCATCGGCACGGACCGCGCACGTGACGTGCTGCTGGAGGAGCTTCCCCGGGCCTGCGAGCACGGCCTCGCCTTCTGCCGGGCCGTCTACCACACCAGCCCCCAGGGCGACGTCGTCCCCGTCGCGGGCGGCCTGGACGCGGGGCTGCCCGACATCGCCGTACGGCCGGATCTGAGCACCCTGGCCGCGCTGCCCTGGGAGCCCGGGGTGGCCACCTGCCTCGGGGACGTGCTCGACCCCGCCACCGGTTCACCGGCCCCGGAGTCGCCCCGGGACCTGCTGCGGGCGGTCCTGGCCCGGTGTTCCGAGCACGGGCTGCGCCCGGTCGTGGGACCCGAGCTGGAGTACTTCCTCTGCGAGCCCGAGACCGGCGGTGCGGGCGGCTGGCGGCGCTACGGCGCGGACAACGGCGCCGTGTACACCGCCGGCCTGCGCGCCGACGCCGACAACCATCTGCTGCGCACCCTGCGGCACGTCCGCGACCTCGACCTCGGCGTCCTCAGCGGCAACCACGAGTTCGACGGCGGGCAGTTCGAGATCAACCTGCTGCACTCGGAGGCGATGTCGGCCGCCGATCGTGCCTTCCGCTTCAAGGCCGCGATCAAGGAACTGGCCCGCCGGGAGGGCAGACTCGCCACGTTCATGGCCAAGCCCTTCAACGACGCCGGCGGCTCCGGCTTCCACCTCCATCTGTCCTGCGAGGACGAGGAGGGCGGCAACGTCTTCGACGACCCCTCGGGCCCGCACGGGCTGTCCGCGACCGCCCGGCACGCGATCGCCGGCGTCCTCGCGCACGCCCCGGCCCTCGCCGCGCTGCTCAACCCGACGATCAACTCGTACAAGCGCTTCGGGCCCGACACGCTCGCGCCCTGGCTGATCGACTGGGGGCTCGACAACCGCAGCGCGATGGTCCGCATCCCGCCCGAGCGCGGCTCGGGTGCCCGCATGGAGCTGCGGCTCGGCGACGCGAGCGCCAACCCGTACCTGGCGATCGCGGGCACCGTCGCCGCCGCCCTGCTCGGGGTCCTGGCGGGCGAGGAGCCGCCGGCCCCGCTGGAGGGCTACGGCTACGACACCGCCAAGGCCGCCCTGCTGCCCGCCACCCTGCCCGAGGCCCTCGACGCGCTGGAGGCGGACACCGCCCTGGCCGAGGTGCTCGGCAAGGACTTCACCACCTCCTTCCTCACCTACAAACGCAACGAGGTCGAGCGCTTCCAACGGCACGTCACCGACTGGGAGTTCACCGAGTACGCCTACCACCTGTGA
- a CDS encoding MarR family winged helix-turn-helix transcriptional regulator, with product MVSTKAPPSLLYMVKQVELVVRSHLDELVKPSGITALQYTSLTVLQRHDGLSAAQLARDSFVTAQSIADLVRSLENRGLVRRERNPHNRRELLILLTDEGRELLDRVAEPVRDLEERMIRDLTAHQADQFRQALSKAWHALS from the coding sequence ATGGTCAGCACCAAGGCACCGCCCTCCCTCCTCTACATGGTCAAGCAAGTGGAGCTCGTTGTCCGCTCGCATCTGGACGAGCTGGTCAAGCCCTCGGGGATCACGGCGCTGCAGTACACCTCGCTCACGGTCCTGCAGCGGCACGACGGCCTGTCGGCCGCCCAGCTGGCCCGCGACTCGTTCGTCACCGCCCAGTCCATCGCGGATCTGGTGCGAAGTCTCGAGAACCGCGGACTTGTGCGCCGGGAGCGGAATCCCCACAACCGGCGCGAGCTGCTGATCCTGCTGACCGACGAGGGGCGGGAGCTGCTCGACCGCGTCGCCGAACCCGTGCGTGACCTGGAGGAACGCATGATCCGCGACCTCACCGCGCACCAGGCCGACCAGTTCCGGCAGGCCCTGTCGAAGGCGTGGCACGCGTTGTCGTAG
- a CDS encoding NAD(P)-dependent alcohol dehydrogenase, translated as MSTTTRAAVVESGGAPFTLSEVVLDQPGPGEAQVRMVAAGLCHTDLGVASGALPFPLPGVLGHEGAGVVEAVGPGVTSVAPGDHVLLSFTSCGSCHNCRDGHPAYCATWLPLNLLGGRRADGTSTISRDGQDLGGHFFGQSSFAERALVDERSLVKVDPEVPLDSIAPLGCGVQTGVGAVWNVLEPRAGSTVVVLGAGAVGLSAVMAAALTPATTIIAVDKVGERLELAKELGATHTVNANEVDDLTEAVMEITGGRGADGVVETTGSVFVLRKGVDSLAARGTLVIVGAPPFGTEVSLDVNGMLGGKRVVGLTLGDNEIQTAIPVLVQLVKDGKLPLERLISRYKFEDIDQAVADMSGGKTIKPVLTF; from the coding sequence ATGTCCACCACCACACGTGCCGCCGTGGTCGAGTCCGGGGGCGCGCCCTTCACCCTCTCCGAGGTCGTCCTGGACCAGCCGGGACCGGGCGAGGCGCAGGTCCGTATGGTCGCCGCCGGGCTGTGCCACACCGACCTCGGTGTCGCCAGCGGCGCCCTGCCCTTCCCGCTCCCCGGAGTCCTCGGCCACGAGGGCGCCGGTGTCGTCGAGGCCGTCGGCCCGGGCGTCACCTCCGTAGCCCCGGGCGACCACGTCCTGCTGTCCTTCACCTCCTGCGGCAGCTGTCACAACTGCCGTGACGGGCACCCGGCGTACTGCGCCACCTGGCTCCCGCTGAACCTGCTCGGTGGCCGCCGCGCCGACGGCACCAGCACCATCAGCCGCGACGGCCAGGACCTCGGCGGCCACTTCTTCGGCCAGTCCTCGTTCGCCGAGCGCGCCCTGGTCGACGAGCGCAGCCTCGTCAAGGTCGACCCCGAGGTGCCGCTCGACTCCATCGCCCCCCTCGGCTGCGGCGTACAGACCGGTGTCGGCGCCGTCTGGAACGTGCTGGAGCCGCGCGCGGGCAGCACGGTCGTCGTCCTCGGCGCCGGAGCCGTCGGCCTCTCCGCCGTGATGGCGGCCGCCCTCACCCCGGCGACCACGATCATCGCCGTCGACAAGGTCGGCGAACGCCTGGAGCTGGCCAAGGAGCTGGGCGCCACGCACACGGTGAACGCGAACGAGGTCGACGACCTCACCGAGGCCGTCATGGAGATCACCGGCGGCCGGGGCGCCGACGGTGTCGTGGAGACAACCGGCAGCGTCTTCGTGCTCCGCAAGGGCGTCGACTCCCTCGCCGCGCGCGGCACCCTCGTGATCGTCGGCGCCCCGCCGTTCGGCACCGAGGTCTCCCTCGACGTCAACGGCATGCTCGGCGGCAAGCGGGTCGTCGGTCTCACCCTCGGCGACAACGAGATCCAGACCGCCATCCCGGTCCTCGTCCAGCTCGTCAAGGACGGCAAGCTCCCGCTGGAGCGTCTGATCAGCCGCTACAAGTTCGAGGACATCGACCAGGCGGTGGCGGACATGAGCGGCGGCAAGACCATCAAGCCAGTGCTGACGTTCTGA
- a CDS encoding DUF4235 domain-containing protein — protein MSKNKKKKLPLVYQPVGLVLGLAGGAISSFAFRKTWKAIRHEDDTPDALDRDRGWGEVLLAAALQGAIFAAVRSVVNRAGAKAIERSTGSWPTKESAEKNDQD, from the coding sequence ATGTCCAAGAACAAGAAGAAGAAGCTGCCGCTCGTCTACCAGCCCGTCGGGCTCGTGCTCGGCCTGGCAGGGGGCGCCATCTCCTCCTTCGCCTTCCGTAAGACCTGGAAGGCCATCCGGCACGAGGACGACACGCCCGACGCGCTGGACCGGGACCGCGGCTGGGGCGAGGTGCTGCTCGCGGCGGCCCTGCAGGGCGCGATCTTCGCCGCGGTCCGCAGCGTGGTAAACCGCGCGGGCGCCAAGGCCATCGAACGGTCCACCGGAAGCTGGCCGACCAAGGAGTCGGCCGAGAAGAACGACCAGGACTGA
- a CDS encoding TetR/AcrR family transcriptional regulator, with protein MTMEDPRAARTRAKLREALLAECARHPLAEVSVAALVRRAGVGRATFYVHYTDLEALAVDACADVVREAVDALHAWRGRPDPVRAPEALVEFFASLAPHAALYRTLLAPGGSGPLGRVLYRDLRAYSLRERELAGAADAPLVASAVAATFAGVLADWLHGRIDASSEEIAHQSWQLLVALHRSR; from the coding sequence ATGACCATGGAGGATCCCCGGGCCGCCCGTACCCGGGCCAAGCTGCGGGAAGCCCTCCTCGCCGAGTGCGCCCGGCACCCCTTGGCGGAGGTCAGCGTGGCCGCGCTGGTCCGCCGCGCGGGGGTCGGCCGGGCCACGTTCTATGTGCACTACACCGACCTGGAGGCGCTGGCGGTGGACGCCTGCGCCGATGTCGTACGGGAGGCCGTGGACGCCCTGCACGCCTGGCGCGGGCGCCCCGACCCGGTGCGGGCGCCCGAGGCTCTGGTGGAGTTCTTCGCCTCGCTCGCCCCGCACGCCGCGCTGTACCGCACACTGCTGGCGCCGGGCGGCAGCGGTCCGCTGGGCCGGGTCCTGTACCGGGACCTGCGGGCCTACAGCCTCCGTGAGCGCGAGCTGGCGGGGGCCGCGGACGCCCCGCTGGTGGCGTCGGCCGTGGCCGCCACCTTCGCGGGGGTCCTCGCGGACTGGCTGCACGGGCGGATCGACGCCTCCTCGGAGGAGATCGCCCACCAGTCGTGGCAGCTGCTGGTCGCCCTGCACCGCAGCCGTTGA
- a CDS encoding glutathione S-transferase family protein, producing the protein MGVGEGNEEYGRREFQRSRSHFTDRVTADGRDGWPVEAGRYRLVVSRACPWASRGVISRRLLGLENALSLAIADPVQDDRSWRFTLDPDGRDPVLGIRFLKEAYDARATDYPDGVSVPALVDVPSGKLVSNDYQRLTLDLATEWTALHREGAPDLYPVALRDEIDTVMAEVYEDVNNGVYRAGFATGQKPYEEACAGVFRRFQALSERLARRRYLVGDTITEADIRLFTTLVRFDAVYHGHFKCNLWKLAEDRVLWAYARDLFQTPGFGDTVDFDHIKRHYHQVHTGINPTGIVPLGPDTSGWLTPHHREELGGRPFGDGTPPGPVPGPEAVPPTGRA; encoded by the coding sequence ATGGGCGTCGGCGAAGGCAACGAGGAGTACGGGCGGAGGGAGTTCCAGCGGTCCAGGAGCCACTTCACCGACCGGGTCACGGCGGACGGCCGGGACGGCTGGCCGGTGGAGGCGGGCCGCTACCGGCTCGTCGTCAGCCGGGCCTGTCCCTGGGCGAGCCGGGGTGTGATCTCGCGCCGGCTGCTGGGCCTGGAGAACGCGCTGTCGCTGGCGATCGCCGACCCCGTCCAGGACGACCGCAGCTGGCGGTTCACCCTGGACCCGGACGGCCGGGACCCCGTCCTCGGCATCCGCTTCCTCAAGGAGGCGTACGACGCCCGGGCGACCGACTATCCGGACGGGGTGAGCGTGCCCGCGCTCGTCGACGTGCCGAGCGGCAAGCTGGTCAGCAACGACTACCAGCGGCTCACCCTCGATCTCGCCACCGAGTGGACGGCCCTGCACCGCGAGGGAGCGCCCGACCTGTATCCGGTCGCGCTGCGCGACGAGATCGACACCGTGATGGCGGAGGTCTACGAGGACGTCAACAACGGCGTGTACCGGGCGGGCTTCGCCACCGGCCAGAAGCCGTACGAGGAGGCCTGCGCCGGAGTGTTCCGCAGGTTTCAGGCACTGTCGGAGCGGCTGGCGCGCCGGCGGTATCTCGTCGGCGACACGATCACCGAGGCCGACATCCGGCTGTTCACCACCCTCGTGCGCTTCGACGCCGTCTACCACGGCCACTTCAAGTGCAATCTGTGGAAGCTGGCGGAGGACCGGGTGCTGTGGGCGTACGCCCGCGACCTCTTCCAGACCCCCGGCTTCGGTGACACCGTCGACTTCGACCACATCAAGCGGCACTACCACCAGGTGCACACCGGCATCAACCCGACCGGCATCGTGCCGCTCGGCCCCGATACGTCCGGCTGGCTGACGCCCCACCACCGCGAGGAGCTGGGCGGACGCCCGTTCGGCGACGGAACACCACCCGGTCCGGTGCCCGGCCCGGAGGCCGTGCCGCCCACGGGTCGCGCCTGA
- a CDS encoding DUF1304 domain-containing protein → MEILANVLVALVAALHVYILVMEMFLWQKKPGMSFHGLDAEMAQRTAALAANQGLYNGFLAAGLVWGLIAGDPTGYRAQIFFLGCVIVAGVYGAATANRRILVAQALPGALALAAVLVAG, encoded by the coding sequence ATGGAGATCCTGGCGAATGTGCTGGTCGCGCTGGTGGCCGCGCTGCATGTGTACATCCTGGTGATGGAGATGTTCCTGTGGCAGAAGAAGCCGGGGATGAGCTTCCACGGGCTCGACGCCGAGATGGCGCAGCGGACCGCCGCGTTGGCCGCCAACCAGGGGCTCTACAACGGCTTCCTCGCCGCCGGTCTGGTGTGGGGCCTGATCGCCGGTGACCCGACCGGCTACCGCGCGCAGATCTTCTTCCTCGGCTGCGTGATCGTCGCGGGCGTGTACGGGGCGGCCACGGCCAACCGCCGCATCCTGGTCGCGCAGGCCCTCCCCGGCGCCCTGGCCCTGGCCGCCGTGCTCGTCGCCGGATGA
- a CDS encoding VOC family protein, with amino-acid sequence MALVEAGVVVLDCVEPTQLATFYKELLDAEETEATVDRVEIRGAGGTRMAFSRDALATPPSWPRPEESFHTHLDFYVEDLDGAERRVVALGGRPIEMRDPGGGLGERSYADPAGHTFTLRRVIPAAPEPC; translated from the coding sequence ATGGCACTGGTCGAGGCCGGAGTGGTGGTGCTGGACTGCGTCGAGCCGACGCAGCTCGCCACGTTCTACAAGGAACTGCTCGACGCCGAGGAGACGGAGGCGACCGTCGACCGGGTCGAGATCAGGGGCGCGGGCGGTACGCGCATGGCGTTCAGCCGGGACGCCCTCGCCACCCCGCCGAGCTGGCCGCGCCCCGAGGAGTCCTTCCACACCCATCTGGACTTCTATGTCGAGGACCTGGACGGGGCCGAGCGGAGGGTCGTCGCCCTGGGCGGCCGCCCGATCGAGATGAGGGACCCGGGCGGCGGGCTCGGGGAACGGTCCTACGCCGATCCGGCCGGCCACACCTTCACCCTGCGCCGCGTGATACCCGCGGCACCGGAACCCTGCTGA
- a CDS encoding nitroreductase family deazaflavin-dependent oxidoreductase: MPFDGEYEPSPTQWVREQVELYESSGGTEGTTLLDSGMPVVVLTTLGAKSGKIRKTPLMRVEHEGRYAVVASQGGAPKHPVWYHNLKSHPVAELQDGPVKQDVSAREVTGDEKAEWWRRAVAAYPPYADYQERTDREIPVFVLEPPAGA, translated from the coding sequence ATGCCATTCGACGGCGAGTACGAGCCCAGCCCGACACAGTGGGTCCGCGAGCAGGTCGAGCTGTACGAGAGCTCGGGCGGCACCGAGGGGACGACGTTGCTGGACTCCGGTATGCCGGTCGTCGTCCTCACCACGCTCGGCGCGAAGAGCGGAAAGATCCGCAAGACTCCGCTGATGCGTGTGGAGCACGAAGGCCGGTACGCGGTCGTCGCCTCGCAGGGCGGCGCCCCCAAGCACCCCGTCTGGTACCACAACCTCAAGTCGCACCCCGTCGCGGAGCTCCAGGACGGGCCCGTGAAGCAGGACGTGTCCGCGCGCGAGGTCACCGGTGACGAGAAGGCCGAGTGGTGGCGGCGGGCGGTAGCCGCCTATCCGCCGTACGCCGACTACCAGGAGCGGACCGACCGGGAGATCCCCGTCTTCGTGTTGGAGCCGCCGGCCGGGGCGTGA
- a CDS encoding anti-sigma factor antagonist (This anti-anti-sigma factor, or anti-sigma factor antagonist, belongs to a family that includes characterized members SpoIIAA, RsbV, RsfA, and RsfB.) encodes MPYDPTPPATEFLRVRTERGHTVLELRGEIDIAAAVEIIPHLDAATGSAAARVVIDLRHIAFFDCSGLRLLYRARHRVLDHGGELRLVCTHPLTLRVLKVTGLSRLLPPAPSLDAALGQPEATSGTL; translated from the coding sequence GTGCCGTACGACCCCACACCGCCCGCGACCGAGTTCCTGCGCGTCCGCACGGAGCGCGGGCACACCGTGCTGGAGCTGCGCGGCGAGATCGACATCGCGGCGGCCGTGGAGATCATTCCGCATCTGGACGCGGCGACGGGCAGCGCCGCGGCCCGGGTCGTGATCGACCTCCGCCACATCGCGTTCTTCGACTGCTCCGGGCTGCGCCTGCTCTACCGGGCCCGCCACCGGGTCCTCGACCACGGCGGCGAGCTGCGCCTCGTCTGCACGCACCCGCTCACCCTGCGCGTGCTGAAGGTGACGGGTCTGTCGCGCCTGCTGCCGCCGGCGCCGTCGCTGGACGCGGCCCTGGGGCAGCCCGAGGCCACGTCCGGCACATTATGA